TTGGTGACTTGATCGCATCCCTTCTTTGTTTCCATGAAAATCAGGATTCGACTCCCGTCCATAACTTCATTGAGCAGCCTGATTAATCTGCATGAGAAATAGATACTCGAGATTATCTCAGCACATTACCTTCTAATTAGTAAGTGAATAATTACCAAGCACAAACCTGTGGTATTTCTCCACCTCCCTCACTACTTCAACCACCTGATTTATGGATTGGTTTGCCTTCAGATCAGGAGACCCAATGATCACCTACATACACATCATAATATTTAATGACCATTTACCAAAGATGAGCTATTAAGCAAATATTTACATTCTAGAGGCAAATACAACTGCCTGCAATCATAAAGATGTATATTGGTGAAACAAGATCAACCTTATATGCATTACGCAGGAATTGTCTAGCCAGAGTCTCGACCTCCCTTGGCCATGTGGCACTCCAGTACAATGTTTGCCTATCTGGTCGAATctgtaaaaagaaaagtagAATAAGCAATAAAGACAAAACCCAATAAAATTCACACGGCATCCAAGAGCGACAAGAATAAGGTGGTGAGGATAATACAGCCCATGAATATTTCTTCCTTTGGGTAAATGACACCTCCCTTAATCTTTCCTTAAAGAGACaagtttatgatttttcactCATCTTCACTGAATGGGATTTATGACATCTTTCCGAACAAAAACATACCTGTCCTATTATCTTCCTTATTTGAGGCTCGAACCCCATGTCAAGCATTCGATCAGCCTCATCCAAGACAAGGTAAGTCACTCTCTGTAAGTTTGTATTCTGAGCTTCTAACATGTCAATCAGACGCCCAGGAGTAGCAATCACGATCTCAACACCTACATGAAGAAATATTTAGTCTGGAAACCCCATATTGAAGAAACTATCCAGCAGAATTTTGCAATTACCTCTCTTGAGATCACGAATCTGAGGTCCCTTGGGGGCACCACCATAAATACATGTACTCCTGATGTTTGCATGTGATCCGAATTTCAAGGCTTCCTGTTGAATTTGCATAGCCAACTCTCTAGTAGGTGCAAGTACCAACACAATAGGACCATCACCTTGAActgaataaaataatacatACGGCAGGTTAAGAGTCACCCATCCAACTATCTCAGAAATCCAATTGAAAGATGTCACCAACTGAATACCGACCTAAACGTGGCTGCGCACTGACATGAACCAATGCCGGAAGAAGATACGCCAAAGTCTTCCCAGAACCCGTCTCGGCAATGCCAATTAAATCTCTTCCTTTTAGAGCCATAGGCCAGCCTTGGGACTGAATGGGAGTTGGCTCAACAAAACCCAACTTGGCAATCACCTCAAGGCAATAATCTACAAATTGATGAGACAAGCACCCATCAACCACAAATGAACAAACAATATGGAAGCAGTAACAATAATCTAATACAAACTTGAGAAATGGGGGCAAAACAAGAGTACCAGGAAAATTAGCCTCGTGAAACATTCTAATAGGCTTAGGGATATCATGTCCCTCGACTGTAATGTCCCTCCTCGAGCGGTACGTCATAACTTCGTGCTCAGACATCGCACGAACTGCAGGACTCTCGACATAGAAGTTCTTCTCAAAAGGCACCAGGTGACGAAAATCCTGCCTTGGAAGAGAGACGTTGTCCAGGTCCCCTCTAGGCAGTGGCCCACCATGCCTTCCGCCTCTTCCACCGCCTCTGCTGCCATCAAATCCCCTTCCACCGGCACCACGTCCTCCACCCCTACCACCAAAGCCCCTCCCAACATGATCCGAATGGCCTCCTCTGTCTCTAACGTGCCCATTGACCATCCTTCCACCGCCATCCCGACCAACATCAAACCTCCCTGCCGGAGGCTGAAAGGGCGGGTAAGAAGCAAAACCCGCCGGAGCAGGGGCTCCCTGGCCATAGCCACCAGCAGCACTGCCCGTCATCGGTGGAATCGCCAGGCCTCCGCTGCAAGTCACGTCAAGAACACCAATCAGAGGacacaagaagaaaaaaaaaaccaaaacccCTGCATTCATATTGGATCCAAATAAAGGAAGTATCGATTCAGAGCCTCGATAACAACTCAGAACATACCTTCTCCTGTCGCGGTAGGAAGCAGGGTCGCCATATCTCGGATCGACCGGGTTCATGACGGCGGTTGGGCTAATCACTTGCGGTGAACAAGTCGATGCGGATCCAAGAAACTCGATGATTTATCTGTCAAAGAGCAGGTAAATTCGGCTCCACTTTGCTTTGATTGATTTCTTCCTCTGCCCAGAGCTAGGGTTTGGCCGTCGGGGATAAATTTTGGCACCAGAATCTGGAGAAAGAAATGGAGGGTGGCTTTTTAGTCGGTAACTTTGCAGACCATATACAATTGTCTTTGGTG
Above is a window of Punica granatum isolate Tunisia-2019 chromosome 7, ASM765513v2, whole genome shotgun sequence DNA encoding:
- the LOC116213442 gene encoding DEAD-box ATP-dependent RNA helicase 30-like isoform X2, translating into MNPVDPRYGDPASYRDRRSGGLAIPPMTGSAAGGYGQGAPAPAGFASYPPFQPPAGRFDVGRDGGGRMVNGHVRDRGGHSDHVGRGFGGRGGGRGAGGRGFDGSRGGGRGGRHGGPLPRGDLDNVSLPRQDFRHLVPFEKNFYVESPAVRAMSEHEVMTYRSRRDITVEGHDIPKPIRMFHEANFPDYCLEVIAKLGFVEPTPIQSQGWPMALKGRDLIGIAETGSGKTLAYLLPALVHVSAQPRLVQGDGPIVLVLAPTRELAMQIQQEALKFGSHANIRSTCIYGGAPKGPQIRDLKRGVEIVIATPGRLIDMLEAQNTNLQRVTYLVLDEADRMLDMGFEPQIRKIIGQIRPDRQTLYWSATWPREVETLARQFLRNAYKVIIGSPDLKANQSINQVVEVVREVEKYHRLIRLLNEVMDGSRILIFMETKKGCDQVTKQLRMDGWPALSIHGDKNQAERDWVLSEFKSGRSPVMTATDVAARGLGRLTQKICMLSWIGFGVSW
- the LOC116213442 gene encoding DEAD-box ATP-dependent RNA helicase 20-like isoform X1, yielding MNPVDPRYGDPASYRDRRSGGLAIPPMTGSAAGGYGQGAPAPAGFASYPPFQPPAGRFDVGRDGGGRMVNGHVRDRGGHSDHVGRGFGGRGGGRGAGGRGFDGSRGGGRGGRHGGPLPRGDLDNVSLPRQDFRHLVPFEKNFYVESPAVRAMSEHEVMTYRSRRDITVEGHDIPKPIRMFHEANFPDYCLEVIAKLGFVEPTPIQSQGWPMALKGRDLIGIAETGSGKTLAYLLPALVHVSAQPRLVQGDGPIVLVLAPTRELAMQIQQEALKFGSHANIRSTCIYGGAPKGPQIRDLKRGVEIVIATPGRLIDMLEAQNTNLQRVTYLVLDEADRMLDMGFEPQIRKIIGQIRPDRQTLYWSATWPREVETLARQFLRNAYKVIIGSPDLKANQSINQVVEVVREVEKYHRLIRLLNEVMDGSRILIFMETKKGCDQVTKQLRMDGWPALSIHGDKNQAERDWVLSEFKSGRSPVMTATDVAARGLDVKDIKCVINYDFPTSLEDYIHRIGRTGRAGARGTAYTFLTDSNAKFARELIKILQEAGQVVSPALSNLARSSAASRGGSGGGFRSRGRGGYGSRSLISGSNTVPVGGRRPW